In the genome of Raphanus sativus cultivar WK10039 chromosome 4, ASM80110v3, whole genome shotgun sequence, one region contains:
- the LOC108855923 gene encoding uncharacterized protein LOC108855923 — MAKKGIPEWLNSSLWSSSSSSSPSPLIPDDRPLRHPPAAATTTVAPSPPILERPSPSAISTAPAPPLPIRPPPKSEINDLQNGSGVDGPGSVTPAAEDVSRKTQVVAELSKKVIDLKELRKIASQGLPDDAGIRSLVWKLLLAYLSPDRSLWSSELAKKRSQYKQFKEELLMNPSEVTRKMEKSKSGAGNDPKVEGPGALSRSEITHEDHPLSLGTTSLWNNFFKDTEVLEQIDRDVMRTHPDMHFFSGDSAVAKSNQDALKNVLTIFAKLNPGIRYVQGMNEILAPIFYIFKNDPDKTNASYAEADAFFCFVELMSGFRDNFCQQLDNSVVGIRYTITRLSMLLKHHDEELWRHLEVTTKINPQFYAFRWITLLLTQEFNFVESLHIWDTLLSDPEGPQETLLRICCAMLILVRRRLLAGDFTSNLKLLQNYPPTNISHMLYVADKLRSK, encoded by the exons ATGGCGAAGAAAGGTATCCCTGAGTGGCTCAACAGTTCCCTCTggtcctcctcctcttcctcctctccttctcctcttaTCCCCGACGATCGCCCTCTCCGCCATCCCCCCGCCGCCGCCACCACAACCGTCGCTCCATCTCCTCCGATCCTCGAGCGTCCGTCTCCTTCCGCGATCTCCACCGCGCCAGCTCCGCCTCTTCCGATTCGTCCTCCTCCCAAATCTGAGATTAACGATTTGCAGAATGGGAGCGGGGTAGATGGACCTGGAAGCGTAACTCCCGCAGCTGAGGATGTTTCTCGGAAGACGCAGGTCGTCGCTGAG TTATCGAAGAAGGTGATTGACTTAAAGGAATTGAGGAAAATTGCTTCGCAAGGTCTACCTGATGATGCTGGCATTCGCTCCCTCGTCTGGAAG CTTTTATTGGCCTACCTTTCACCTGATCGCTCACTCTGGTCTTCTGAGTTAGCTAAGAAAAGATCGCAGTACAAGCAGTTCAAAGAGGAGCTTCTTATGAATCCC TCTGAAGTTACAAGGAAAATGGAGAAATCAAAGAGTGGTGCTGGTAATGATCCGAAAGTCGAAGGCCCTGGTGCCCTTTCAAGGTCCGAGATCACTCATGAGGATCATCCCTTAAGTCTTGGAACAACAAGCTTATGGAACAACTTTTTCAAG GACACAGAAGTCTTGGAGCAGATCGACCGTGATGTGATGCGTACTCATCCAGACATGCACTTTTTCTCTGGGGATTCAGCTGTCGCAAAATCTAATCAG GATGCTCTGAAGAACGTATTGACTATTTTTGCAAAGTTGAATCCTGGCATCAGATATGTACAAGGGATGAATGAGATATTGGCACCTATCTTCTACATCTTTAAAAATGACCCAGATAAAACAAATGCA TCGTATGCTGAAGCGGATGCATTTTTCTGCTTTGTTGAATTGATGAGTGGGTTTCGAGATAATTTTTGTCAGCAACTTGATAACAGTGTCGTGGGTATACGTTACACCATAACAAGGCTTTCCATGCTCTTAAAGCATCATGATGAAGAACTTTGGCGTCATCTAGAAGTCACAACAAAA ATAAACCCGCAATTCTATGCGTTCAGATGGATCACACTCCTCTTGACTCAAGAGTTCAACTTCGTGGAAAGCCTTCACATCTGGGACACACTCTTAAGCGACCCTGAAGGTCCACAG GAGACGCTACTACGAATATGTTGTGCAATGTTGATATTAGTACGAAGGCGTCTGCTGGCTGGTGATTTCACGTCGAACCTCAAACTTCTTCAGAACTATCCTCCTACAAACATCAGCCATATGCTCTATGTCGCTGATAAATTGCgctctaaataa
- the LOC108855362 gene encoding cytochrome P450 83A1: protein MEDIIIGVVALAAVLLFFLSQKSKTKRYKLPPGPRGLPVIGNLHQLSQLNPQRFFYGWAKKYGPIFSYKIGSQTMVVISSAELTKELLKTQDVNFANRPQHRGHEFITYGRSDMAMNHYTPYYREMRKMGMNHLFSPTRVATFKHVREEEARTMMAKIEKAAERSEPVDISELMLTFTNSVVCRQAFGKKYNEDGEEMKRFIKILYGTQSVLGKIFFSDFFPFLGFLDDWTGLTAYMMECFERQDTYIQEIIDETLDPNRVKPETESMIDLLMEIYRDQPFASKFTLENVKGVILNIVVAGTDTAAAAVVWGMTYLMKYPQVMKKAQAEVREYAREKGSTFITEDDVKNLPYFRALVKETLRIEPVIPLLIPRACIQDTKIAGYDIPSGTTVNVNAWAVSRDEKEWGPNPDEFRPERFLEKDVDFKGTDYEFIPFGSGRRMCPGMRLGAAMLEVPFANLLLKFDFKLPNGMKAEEINMDVMTGLAMHKSDHLKLVPEKVSK, encoded by the exons ATGGAAGATATCATCATCGGGGTGGTGGCTCTAGCCGCAGTTCTCCTTTTCTTCCTCtctcaaaaatcaaaaaccaaacgCTACAAACTGCCTCCCGGTCCACGAGGGCTTCCGGTTATCGGAAACCTCCACCAGCTTAGCCAGCTTAACCCACAGCGTTTCTTCTATGGATGGGCCAAAAAATACGGTCCAATATTTTCATACAAGATAGGAAGTCAAACAATGGTGGTCATATCATCAGCCGAGCTAACAAAGGAGCTTCTCAAGACGCAAGATGTCAACTTCGCAAACCGGCCTCAACACCGTGGTCACGAGTTCATAACCTACGGGAGAAGTGACATGGCCATGAACCACTACACACCTTACTACCGAGAGATGAGGAAAATGGGCATGAACCACTTGTTCTCACCCACACGTGTGGCCACCTTCAAGCACGTGCGGGAGGAGGAGGCTAGGACGATGATGGCTAAGATCGAAAAGGCTGCTGAGAGATCTGAACCGGTCGATATTAGCGAGCTCATGTTGACCTTCACGAACTCGGTTGTGTGCAGGCAAGCGTTCGGGAAGAAGTACAATGAAGATGGGGAAGAGATGAAGAGATTCATCAAGATTCTTTATGGGACTCAAAGTGTTTTGGGGAAGATTTTTTTCTCTGATTTTTTCCCGTTTTTAGGATTTCTAGATGATTGGACAGGTCTCACGGCTTATATGATGGAGTGTTTCGAAAGACAAGACACTTACATACAAGAGATTATCGATGAGACACTTGACCCCAACAGGGTCAAGCCAGAAACTGAGAGCATGATCGATCTCTTGATGGAGATCTATAGAGATCAACCTTTCGCCTCCAAGTTCACTTTAGAGAATGTCAAAGGCGTGATTCTG AATATAGTGGTGGCGGGAACTGATACGGCCGCTGCGGCGGTTGTGTGGGGAATGACGTATTTGATGAAGTACCCTCAAGTGATGAAGAAAGCTCAAGCAGAAGTGAGGGAGTATGCAAGGGAGAAAGGCTCAACTTTCATTACTGAAGACGACGTGAAGAACCTTCCTTACTTCAGAGCCTTAGTTAAAGAAACCTTAAGGATCGAACCTGTGATTCCTCTCCTTATCCCTCGTGCTTGTATTCAAGACACCAAGATCGCTGGTTACGACATCCCTTCGGGGACTACTGTCAACGTCAACGCATGGGCCGTTTCCCGCGACGAGAAGGAGTGGGGCCCTAACCCTGACGAGTTCAGACCAGAGAGGTTTCTTGAGAAGGACGTTGACTTCAAAGGCACGGACTACGAGTTTATACCGTTCGGGTCAGGCAGGAGAATGTGCCCTGGGATGCGTCTTGGTGCGGCGATGCTAGAGGTTCCATTTGCGAACCTTCTCCTCAAGTTCGACTTCAAACTTCCCAATGGAATGAAAGCAGAAGAGATCAACATGGATGTCATGACTGGTCTTGCTATGCACAAGTCGGATCATCTGAAGCTTGTTCCGGAGAAAGTGAGCAAGTGA
- the LOC108855291 gene encoding methionine--tRNA ligase, cytoplasmic — protein MEDGESCPKLPIPGKRNILITSALPYVNNVPHLGNIIGCVLSADVYARYCRLRGYNAIYICGTDEYGTATETKALEENCTPKEICDKYHAIHKEVYDWFDISFDKFGRTSTPEQTQVCQAIFNKLFENNFLSENTMQQLYCDTCQKFLADRLVEGSCPFPECNYDSARGDQCEKCGKLLNPTELKDPRCKVCRTTPRIRDTDHLFIELPLLKDRLEKYIDDTSVTGSWSQNAIQTTKAWLKEGLRQRCITRDLKWGVPVPHEKYKEKVFYVWFDAPIGYVSITSCYTSEWEKWWKNPENVELYQFMGKDNVPFHTVMFPSTQLGTGENWTLMKTISVTEYLNYESGKFSKSKGVGVFGNDVKDTNIPVEVWRYYLLTNRPEVSDTLFLWGDLQAKLTGELLNNLGNFVNRVLSFIAKPEPAGYGSIIPDAPGAESHPLTKSLAEKVGKLVEEYVQAMEKVKLKQGLKTAMTISNEGNWYLQETQFWKLFKEDKPSCAIVIRTAAGLVYLLAQILEPFMPSFSREVFKQLNLPLHFSLSDEGIASRLWEILPPGHKIGTPKPLFKELTDEEVQQYKDKFAGSQADRRDRDVEAANMAEQLKKTKLSDAKKQKASKGAGTSKSQPAATLEITMARLDIRVGKILKAEKHPNADSLYVEQIDVGGGEIRTVVSGLVKYIPLEEMQNRMVCVLCNLKPSKMRDIMSQAMVLAASSSDGSKVELVEPPESAMIGERVRFAGHEGEPDVVLNPKKKVWETLLVDLNTNENLVACYKDLPFTTDAGVCKVSSISNGTIR, from the exons ATGGAAGACGGAGAAAGCTGCCCCAAGCTACCGATTCCTGGGAAGAGAAACATACTAATCACCAGTGCCTTGCCTTATGTCAACAACGTCCCTCATCTCGGAAACATCATCGGAT GTGTTCTGAGTGCAGATGTGTATGCAAGATACTGCCGTCTCCGTGGCTATAATGCGATATATATCTGTGGAACAGATGAATACGGTACTGCAACTGAGACCAAAGCTCTTGAGGAGAATTGCACTCCCAAGGAAATCTGTGACAA GTACCATGCCATTCATAAAGAAGTTTATGACTGGTTCGATATCAGTTTTGACAAATTTGGCCGGACTTCAACTCCAGAGCAGACGCAAGTGTGCCAAGCAATTTTCAACAAGTTGTTCGAAAACAACTTCCTTTCTGAGAACACCATGCAGCAG CTTTACTGCGATACATGCCAGAAGTTCTTAGCTGACCGGCTTGTTGAGGGCTCTTGTCCTTTTCCAGAATGTAATTATGATTCTGCTCGTGGAGATCAGTGCGAAAAATGTGGGAAGCTCCTGAATCCTACTGAACTCAAAGATCCGAGGTGCAAG GTCTGTCGAACTACACCCCGAATTCGCGACACAGACCACCTGTTTATTGAGCTTCCATTGCTCAAAGATAGGTTGGAAAAGTATATTGACGATACTTCTGTTACTGGATCTTGGAGTCAAAACGCTATTCAAACGACAAAAGCATGGCTTAAGGAAGGGCTAAGACAGAGATGCATTACAAGAGATCTAAAGTGGGGAGTTCCTGTTCCACATGAGAAATATAAGGAAAAA GTCTTTTACGTCTGGTTTGATGCTCCTATTGGATACGTCTCAATAACGTCATGCTACACGTCTGAATGGGAGAAGTGGTGGAAGAATCCTGAGAATGTGGAGCTTTATCAGTTTATGGGGAAAGATAATGTGCCGTTTCATACT GTAATGTTTCCATCTACGCAGCTTGGAACTGGGGAAAATTGGACACTGATGAAGACAATCAGTGTGACTGAGTATTTAAATTACGAATCTG GAAAGTTCTCCAAGAGCAAAGGTGTTGGAGTGTTTGGTAATGATGTAAAAGATACAAATATCCCTGTCGAAGTATGGAGATACTACTTGCTGACCAACAGGCCTGAG GTGTCTGACACATTATTTTTATGGGGCGATTTGCAAGCAAAACTGACTGGCGAGTTGCTGAACAACCTAGGAAACTTCGTTAATCGAGTTCTGAGTTTTATAGCAAAGCCTGAGCCTGCAG GTTATGGATCTATCATTCCTGATGCTCCTGGTGCTGAATCTCATCCTCTAACGAAATCCCTGGCTGAAAAGGTTGGAAAGTTGGTAGAGGAGTATGTTCAAGCCATGGAAAAG GTTAAGCTCAAGCAGGGGCTGAAAACTGCTATGACCATCTCGAATGAAGGGAACTGGTACTTGCAG gaaACCCAATTTTGGAAACTTTTCAAGGAAGACAAACCTTCTTGTGCAATTGTCATAAGAACTGCTGCTGGTTTAGTGTACCTTCTTGCACAGATATTAGAACCTTTCATGCCGTCCTTTTCTCGAGAG GTATTTAAACAGCTAAATTTGCCTCTACATTTTTCGCTCTCCGACGAGGGAATAGCAAGTAGACTTTGGGAGATACTACCTCCCGGTCACAAGATAGGCACCCCAAAACCATTGTTCAAGGAATTG ACAGATGAAGAAGTGCAACAGTACAAGGATAAGTTTGCTGGAAGTCAAGCTGATAGACGTGATAGGGATGTAGAAGCAGCAAATATGGCAGAGCAgcttaagaaaacaaaactttcaG ATGCAAAGAAGCAAAAGGCCTCAAAAGGAGCGGGAACATCCAAATCTCAGCCGGCTGCCACTCTTGAAATTACTATGGCAAGACTTGATATTCGAGTCGGTAAAATTCTGAAGGCTGAGAAGCATCCTAACGCAGATTCTTTGTATGTGGAACAAATTGATGTTGGAGGAGGCGAAATTCGCACCGTTGTTAGTGGACTGGTCAAATATATACCGCTTGAGGAGATGCAG AACCGTATGGTCTGTGTGCTTTGCAACTTGAAGCCCTCGAAAATGAGGGATATTATGTCACAAGCAATGGTTCTTGCCGCTTCCAGTAGTGACGGCAGCAAG GTGGAGTTAGTCGAGCCCCCGGAATCTGCTATGATTGGTGAACGAGTTAGATTTGCTGGGCATGAAGGTGAGCCAGATGTTGTGTTAAACCCAAAGAAGAAAGTATGGGAGACGCTTTTGGTGGATCTTAACACGAACGAGAACCTAGTTGCTTGCTACAAAGATTTACCCTTTACTACAGATGCAGGTGTCTGCAAGGTTTCATCCATCAGCAATGGCACAATCCgttaa